The Indicator indicator isolate 239-I01 chromosome 21, UM_Iind_1.1, whole genome shotgun sequence region TGGAGAGACTTTTcgtaagggtgtctagagacaggacaagggggaatggtttgaagctgagggagagcagggttagactggatctaaGGAAGGAGTTCCTtggtacaagggtggtgagactctggaataggctgcccagggaggttgtggatgcctcctccctgggggtgttcaagcccaggtgggcaggaaggttggagcagatgatctctgaggtcctttccaacctaagccgttctaggattctatgatcttggagTATTGAGGTGTTTCACCCTCACAGAATTTGGTTCAAGATAGGATTTAACTGGAGAAAATTTAGACAATCCTCTAAAACCTCCATAAATCTATTAAAATATTTGGTCTCCTCATTTTGGAAGTGTCATGTATAGGTCATGACACCTTGAACAGAGAACAGGCAACTTTAATACCTTTGGCTACAACTATAATAGTTTATGTCTTAAATACTTTGAAGTACACTTGGGCTGGTGCTTACCAGAAGTAATTGTGATGTTACCTCTGGGATCACTTCCCTTTGGCATTTAAAAAGAGTTACAGTGTCCCAAAAGGGAAATTTGGATGTGAGTTCAGCTCTTTCACTGCTCTGGTGGCACTCTGTGTGAGTTAAATCTTTGTGAAGGACCAAGCCACTCCACACTGCCTTCTTCCCTGTCTCAACATTTCCCCTGTACTCAATATTTCTtgaggctggggaaggtgcCTGTGATTTTCTTGCTGTATCCTGCTCTCGGTGTTCCTGTTACTGGAGGACTTTCCACCTTCTGGCAACTTCCACGTTTTCAggtacagaaaaaaattcccaTTCTTTAATGTTACACATCTCAGACAGGGCTGTGTCAGGCTGAGTTCAGGGTATTTTGGTCTGGATGAGAACTCACCCAGGTCCAAGGGTGTGTTTGTCCCTGCTGATATAGACAGACCATGTTAAGATACTGCTTGGTCTAAGAAAACTCTTTCAGCCTTGAGCAGAGTCCTTTATTTTTGTCTATTTTTTCTCACCTATAAAACCTAAATTACTCTCATCCTTCATATTGCTTCAAAATCAAGAGTTAAAGTTCAGAGCTTGTGCTGCCAACTAAGATCAGTAATATAAGGAGAGGATTTTCAGAGGCAGATGAGTGATCCAGATGCACAGAGATGAAGTCCATGGAACCTCCTCATGAGCCACTTGGTCTCAGATACTTCAAAGTATTTAGAGAACTAAATCCTACAGAAAATGTCACTCTGTTGCTTTGCTGCTGGGGTAAATTGCCCTTCTCACTCCCAGAGGTTTTCAGACCCTGAAGCCTGGTGTTTAATGTGGTAAGATATTCATCAAAAACATTACCACAGCTGGTTTAATAAAGGCaaaattttattgttttttcacCTCCATGGTGTAGTTATGTAAACTCTAAATGCCTGAACAGAACCAGAAGTTGAATCAtaagaatggcttaggttggaacagacctcagaggtctactccaaccttcctgctatgggcagggtcatctctcaactagactcagctgctcaagacctcatccaacctggccttgaacacccccaggaaggaggcatatTTCAGAGTCCCACTAACCCTCatacttcttcctaagatccagtctaaccctgctctccctcagcttcaaaccatgctcccttgtcctattgctaggcaccctcatgaaaagttcctctccagccttcctgtaaggtGCTTCTGGATGTAGCTCTTTATGTTGGCTCAGGCTTTAAGATGATTGTGTGCTTACATGCTTCAATGACAGAAAGATGTCTCTCAAGTTCTACCTCCACCTTAAGAAAGATGCTGAGTTTTAGGTTATTCAGGTTCTTACAGTTGACATCATAACTGATTGAGTCCACCTGGTCCAgagagttagaatcatagaatagaatcacagaattgtcagggttggaagggaccacaaggatcacttagttccaacccccctgccatgggcagggacacctcacactcaatcaggctgtccagagcctcatccagcctggccttaaacacctccagggatgggacctcaaccacctccctggacaacccattccaggctctcaccattctcatggtgaagaacttcttcctcatgtccagtctgaatctccccacttccagctttgttccattccccccagtcctatcattacctgacaccccaaaaagtccctccccagctttcttgtagcccccttcagatactggaaggccacaataaggtctcctcagagccttctcttctccagactgaacagccccaatgcTTTTCACATTGAATAAGAATTGGATTGATCTTGTTAAACACCAGACCATCTCACTGGGGTGTTTGCATAGGAGCTGATGGCCACGTTTGCCCAGGCACAGTGAAAAGCTCAGTGATGGAGCTGACCCATGTCTTCTGCAGCTCAGTTACCCTAAGTGCCTGTCCCTCACAGTGTACCTGAAGTGGCACTTTAATCCTTCCTTTTGAGTTAGGAGGGGTGCACCTGCCTTTGCTGAGTTAAGAtaggtgctgagagcctgggctccctgggctgcagtggaGACAGAGTCCTCCAGTTGCATTGGCTGGAGTGATAGCTCAGCCATCTCACCTGCCTGAGGCAGTAATCCTGGGCTGAGGCAAACTGCCTCCTTGAATGGGGCTTTTTAGGATGATTTCTCAACCTCTTTCCAGAAGAGGTTCTGGTTTTTGGAAAGATGCTCCACTTTGCAATGCTTTCCCTCGACAGCCTGACACTCCTAATGCAGGTTGTGAGAGTTTGCTTGGTCTTAAAAACACAGGCTAGGGGTCAGCTTCAGGTGAAGGCATCAGATGTAAGCATCTGCATCTAAACATTTCTATGTATGTTACACATCTACCTTTCTGTCATGAGTGAGGACTAAGGCAGGTGTCAAGGTTAAAGTCCAAAAGGCTACTCAGGTTCTCAGGAACAGCTGAGAAGTTGAGATAGCTAAGTTCTCACCTACTCTCTGGTCACCTGAATTGCCCTTTAGAGTACCCAGACTGTATCAGTTAGGCACTCAAATAATGTGGCCAGCCATAGCAGTCTGCTACCATTGGAGCCATCCTGGTGTGATCTGTCATTTGTCCAGCTGTCATTCCAGAGGAGCAGAAGCCCTCCAACATCCCTGCATCAAATGTGACAGCTGCCTTCAGATGTCACAGATACCCTACAGCATATCAAGTGGCATTCTTGACTGTccttttgccaagaaaggttggtccagatgatccttgagatccctttcaACTATTTCAACATGCTATTCTATGATTGGTGTTTTCCACAgcattctgcagctctgcttttacTGCATGAAGACTCAGAAATTTCCATGTCACAGTAAAGCCTTAAAGCACTTTAGACAACACAGTGTCAAGGCAAAATATGAACATTAGAAGCTGTCATTAAGAAAGGACGTAGAGAACTGGGATTTTAAcacctaatttttttttgatCTAACATTGAGTTTTGATTTTCTAGAGAGAGCAGTGACTCTGTTTGGCATTAAAATGTGTACAAATTGGGCATTCTTCTGTTAAATTTGTGTCATTTGAATGCAACCAGCATCATCAGGCCTTCAGCTAAATGCCCCAGGAGAAAAGTTACTCAGCATTTCCTGCTTTCTCTGGTCACCAAAATATTGAATGGCTGGGGTGGTGGTGTCTGGGACATGATCTTCCATCCCAGATTTTCTCTCCTTCAGACAGAAATATTAGCAATATAAGAAACATAATCTGTCACCCTTGCAGCAGACCTGAGTTGACTTTGTTATTATTTCTTATCCTGACAGTTATACTACTGGAATAATGATGACGAAGGAAAACCAAAGTGTAGTGACAGAATTCATCTTGCAAGTCCTCTCCTCCCAGCCAAGGACACAGACTGTCCTTTTCATTGTGTTCCTGGTTGTGTATCTGTTCTCCATGGTTGGGAACATCCTGATCATTGCAGTGGTCAGAGTTGACTGCCAGCTGCAGTCACCcatgtattttttccttgcCAACCTGTCCTTCATAGACATTTGCTTCATCTCCAGCTTCATCCCCCAGATGCTGGTGAATTTTGTGACCAAGAAGAGcaccatctccttctctggatgtgctgcccagacaTATTTCTCTCTGATTTTTGGCGTAACAGAGTGTGTCCTGCTTGGGGTCATGGCCTATGATCGGTACATGGCAATCTGTCACCCCTTGCTCTACACCACTGCCATGAACAGGAAAGTTTGCACTCTCATGGTGGTGGCCTGCTGGatcagcagcctgctgagctCCACGTATGTCAGTGGCCTCACCTTtcagctgcccttctgtgggCCTAACACCTTGAACCATTACTTCTGTGaagtgccagcactgctggtcTTGGCCTGCACTGACACTGCCTTCGTGGAGCTGGTCGTCTTCatcttcagcatcctcatagccctgaTCCCTTTTCTTTTGATTGTCTTTTCCTATGCCCATATTTTTTCCACCATTTTAAAGATTCAATCTACAGGTGTGCAGTACAAGACCTTCTCCACCTGTGGATCCCACCTGATGGTGGTAACCATATTCTATGGGACAGTCATCTGCATATACATGAATCCTACCTCCAGGACTCGCCAGGACAGGGACAAAGTGGTTTCACTCTTTTACACCATTGGAGCCCCAGTGCTGAACCCTCTCATCTACAGCCTCAGGAACAAGGACATGAAGCGTGCCCTGAGAAAGGcaatgaacagccccaaatccctCTTTATTTAAAGGCTTTTGGGGGGTTAGTTGTGTGAGTTGAAACACCACTCAACAGTGATGACTCCTCTACCTGCACTTGTCCTAAGCTTATTTTTACAAAGGCTGGAGATGAAACCACAAATGTGCTAAATTCAGCAGCACCTAAGCACAAAGACTTTGCTCCCAAATAACTTTCTAAATAacatttgagatgtggcctAAAACCCAGAGACTAAATAAAGACATTGTGACTTCAGCCTGGCCAGCTCACtttaaagagaagaggaaaatgccACTCTAGTGTTgtgacaagaaagaaaaaagaagataaaaagtaaaaataaagaacTGTGAGTGCTGTATATAAAAGTTAACATCTATTTTGCTTCTGAAGGGTCTTGGCATTACTCTGATGTCTCTCCAGAACTGAAGGTGTCTCAGTATCTGTTGTGTTGGGTAGCAAACAAAAGTGCCATTCTCTCCAATAAAGGGTGCACTTGTTTGTAGCTAATCTTTATCCCTTTGCACTCTGAGCTCTTTCTCAAACCTGCTTCTATAACCCACTTTGTGTCCTCTGTAACCATCCCAACTCTGGGGCCTCATGGGCCAAGCTCCTTCAAGGCTTAGCAGGGTTCTGAGAGGGCACACTAGTGCTGGTTTGTCAGATGCAAGTGTGGAAAGGACACCTCAGTGGTTTCTAACTGCTGGCCAAAATTACTGCTCCATAGCCACTGGTAGCTGGAGGGAAAGCTGTCCAAATTCTACagctgaaatcatagaatcccagactggcttgggtgggaagggacttttcaaggtcatctagtcctaaCCTCTGCACTAAACTGGTACAttttcaactagagcaggctgctcagagccccaaacagaCTGACCTTgaacctttccagggatggggcacctccCACCTGTCT contains the following coding sequences:
- the LOC128974021 gene encoding olfactory receptor 2D2-like — translated: MTKENQSVVTEFILQVLSSQPRTQTVLFIVFLVVYLFSMVGNILIIAVVRVDCQLQSPMYFFLANLSFIDICFISSFIPQMLVNFVTKKSTISFSGCAAQTYFSLIFGVTECVLLGVMAYDRYMAICHPLLYTTAMNRKVCTLMVVACWISSLLSSTYVSGLTFQLPFCGPNTLNHYFCEVPALLVLACTDTAFVELVVFIFSILIALIPFLLIVFSYAHIFSTILKIQSTGVQYKTFSTCGSHLMVVTIFYGTVICIYMNPTSRTRQDRDKVVSLFYTIGAPVLNPLIYSLRNKDMKRALRKAMNSPKSLFI